From Pseudomonas sp. G.S.17, the proteins below share one genomic window:
- a CDS encoding ABC transporter substrate-binding protein yields MHSRLTFCSCVFLALVSLQSHAEGIEVVTEDSMYAYPRDGKIVGPGTRIVEETLRGAALTDYSLTLYPWARAYEKALHEPNVLIYPLTRTAIREELFKWVGEIHRVTIKFYKLRGRTGITLNSLEDAKRYTVGVVRNDTKQTFLELQGFTRLVVSNDNRDNFQKLLNQQVQLLPMSEPAARLVSEAAQVEFDSLEAIYSIDEQPARIYMAFSRGTSDEMVDQVRRSFEQLEASGAVARIMNEDRPSKLKN; encoded by the coding sequence ATGCATTCTCGTCTGACGTTCTGCTCATGCGTGTTCCTCGCTCTAGTCAGCCTGCAGTCCCACGCTGAGGGGATTGAAGTGGTGACCGAAGACTCTATGTACGCGTACCCTCGTGACGGCAAGATCGTCGGTCCGGGTACTCGCATTGTCGAAGAAACCTTGCGAGGCGCCGCGCTGACTGACTATAGCCTCACGCTATACCCATGGGCACGGGCCTACGAAAAGGCTTTGCATGAGCCTAACGTCCTGATCTATCCCTTGACGCGTACCGCGATCCGCGAAGAGTTGTTCAAGTGGGTGGGCGAGATCCACAGGGTTACGATCAAATTTTACAAATTACGTGGGCGCACCGGTATTACGTTGAACAGCCTTGAAGATGCCAAACGCTACACTGTCGGCGTGGTGCGTAACGATACCAAGCAGACTTTCCTGGAGCTGCAAGGGTTCACTCGCCTGGTTGTGTCAAACGATAATCGCGATAACTTTCAAAAACTGCTCAATCAGCAAGTCCAGCTACTCCCGATGTCAGAGCCCGCAGCACGTCTGGTCAGTGAAGCCGCGCAGGTAGAATTTGACTCGCTGGAGGCAATCTATTCGATCGACGAGCAGCCCGCCAGGATATACATGGCGTTCAGTCGAGGCACATCGGACGAAATGGTCGACCAGGTCCGGCGCTCATTCGAGCAGCTTGAAGCCTCAGGGGCAGTGGCTCGAATAATGAATGAAGATCGTCCTTCAAAGCTCAAGAACTGA
- a CDS encoding lipid-A-disaccharide synthase N-terminal domain-containing protein has translation MRLDSATLWLILGFVGQAVFTGRFVLQWLYSEFKKRSVIPVGFWYLSMLGSSLLLVYAIYRQDPVFIAGQSFGLVVYLRNLQLINRQAKSLKES, from the coding sequence ATGAGACTCGATAGCGCAACCCTCTGGCTGATCCTCGGTTTTGTCGGGCAGGCAGTGTTCACCGGCCGCTTCGTCCTGCAATGGCTGTACAGCGAATTCAAAAAGCGCAGCGTCATCCCGGTAGGCTTTTGGTATCTGAGCATGCTGGGCAGTTCCCTGTTACTGGTCTACGCCATCTATCGCCAGGACCCGGTATTCATCGCGGGCCAATCCTTCGGCCTGGTGGTGTACCTGCGCAACCTTCAGCTAATCAACCGACAAGCCAAGTCACTCAAGGAATCATGA
- a CDS encoding glycosyltransferase family 39 protein — protein MTVRPTLSLRLEGWLLVVFAVLLIGAGLGLRQAQNVDEERFLGVALEMLQSGSWFVPHRAAEIYADKPPLFMWTVAFFTWLTGRPEIALYLPGLLSAATTTAVLYDLGNRLWNRRTGRYAALLFLATYQTYSILRTGQIDSFLCLWIALGFYGLVRHLLLGPAWRWFYLGCAAMGLGIISKGVGFVPALMLIPYAYAVRKGWHGVVAMPGQAARWALGLLVVLLACCLWLAPMVISVLRDGGPEGFAYLREILLHQTANRYASAWDHREPFWYFVVKVIPQYWLPLVLALPWLIPAWRRQLSKRDGRVLVLLGWVLLVLLFFSLSSGKRKIYIYPALPGLVLVAAPLVPWLLRHWFADRAWARRVFLGVTAAWFSLWFARGFIEPIMEGDNPHQRLMEQAAELTHGADLVLVNWREGHWLYARQPLVHFGFAHTLSIEQAAGWLQAHPSAYALVPGAQLSKCFIQDKAYPLGQTSRADWFIVGVDADNGQCRPASPASVYRFVWGPNSR, from the coding sequence ATGACGGTGCGACCTACCCTTTCGCTGCGCCTCGAAGGATGGCTGCTGGTCGTGTTTGCCGTGCTGCTGATCGGTGCCGGACTCGGTCTGCGCCAGGCACAGAATGTGGATGAGGAACGCTTTCTGGGCGTCGCACTGGAAATGCTGCAGAGCGGTTCCTGGTTCGTGCCACACCGGGCGGCAGAAATTTACGCCGACAAACCGCCACTGTTCATGTGGACCGTAGCGTTCTTTACGTGGTTGACCGGCCGACCGGAAATCGCTCTGTACCTGCCGGGCTTGCTGTCGGCCGCTACCACCACCGCGGTGCTCTACGACCTGGGCAATCGTCTATGGAACCGACGCACCGGACGCTACGCGGCCTTGCTGTTCCTGGCCACTTATCAGACCTACAGCATTCTGCGCACCGGCCAGATCGACAGTTTCCTGTGCCTGTGGATCGCGCTGGGTTTCTATGGACTGGTTCGCCACTTGTTGCTAGGGCCGGCCTGGCGCTGGTTCTACCTGGGTTGCGCAGCCATGGGCCTGGGCATTATCAGCAAAGGTGTGGGTTTCGTGCCGGCGCTGATGCTGATCCCCTATGCTTATGCCGTGCGCAAGGGCTGGCATGGCGTGGTGGCAATGCCCGGACAGGCTGCTCGCTGGGCGCTTGGCCTGCTGGTCGTGCTGCTGGCCTGTTGCCTCTGGCTGGCGCCGATGGTCATCTCGGTGTTGCGCGACGGCGGGCCGGAAGGTTTTGCCTATCTTCGCGAGATACTCCTGCATCAGACCGCCAATCGCTATGCCAGCGCCTGGGACCACCGCGAGCCATTCTGGTACTTCGTCGTCAAGGTCATCCCGCAATATTGGTTACCGCTGGTGCTGGCGCTGCCCTGGCTGATCCCGGCCTGGCGCCGACAGCTGTCCAAGCGCGACGGCCGGGTGCTGGTTCTGCTTGGCTGGGTATTGCTGGTGCTGCTGTTCTTCAGTCTCTCCAGCGGTAAGCGCAAGATTTACATCTACCCGGCGCTGCCCGGTCTGGTACTGGTCGCAGCGCCGTTGGTGCCCTGGCTATTGCGGCACTGGTTCGCCGACCGCGCCTGGGCCCGGCGAGTTTTTCTCGGCGTAACTGCGGCCTGGTTCAGCCTCTGGTTCGCTCGCGGGTTCATCGAGCCCATCATGGAGGGCGACAATCCTCATCAGCGCCTGATGGAACAAGCCGCCGAACTGACCCATGGCGCCGACCTGGTGCTGGTCAACTGGCGCGAAGGTCACTGGCTTTATGCACGCCAGCCTCTGGTGCATTTCGGTTTCGCCCACACGCTATCGATTGAACAGGCCGCCGGCTGGTTGCAAGCGCACCCAAGCGCCTATGCGCTGGTACCTGGTGCGCAACTGAGCAAATGCTTTATCCAGGACAAGGCCTACCCGCTGGGCCAGACTTCCCGGGCTGACTGGTTCATTGTTGGCGTCGACGCCGACAACGGCCAATGTCGGCCGGCCAGCCCTGCTTCCGTCTATCGCTTCGTCTGGGGTCCGAACAGCCGTTGA
- a CDS encoding Mor transcription activator family protein encodes MSTIRGSDLLSETVAPIAKVIQQTLGVNAELAEATSIEITMLFAHLWGGQVVYVPKGVCIQASKLHQKIFDDWTGRNHHEVATKHGVSVQHVYAVVKRMRLAIIARDQHDLFAPPEEEELP; translated from the coding sequence ATGAGCACGATCCGAGGTAGTGACCTTTTGAGCGAGACAGTCGCGCCGATTGCGAAGGTAATCCAGCAGACGCTGGGGGTTAACGCGGAATTGGCAGAAGCAACGAGCATTGAGATTACGATGCTCTTCGCTCACCTTTGGGGCGGCCAGGTGGTCTATGTCCCCAAAGGCGTTTGCATCCAGGCGTCGAAGCTGCATCAGAAGATCTTCGATGACTGGACTGGTCGAAATCACCATGAAGTGGCAACAAAGCACGGTGTGTCGGTCCAGCATGTTTACGCAGTAGTGAAACGGATGCGCCTGGCAATTATTGCCCGAGACCAGCACGATCTATTCGCGCCGCCAGAAGAGGAAGAGCTGCCCTAG
- a CDS encoding SDR family NAD(P)-dependent oxidoreductase, with protein sequence MTVLVTGAAGFIGFHVARQLCEQGVEVVGIDNLNAYYSVELKQARLARLQCLPGFTFQRLDITDFAGLSALFERHGFQQVIHLAAQAGVRYSLEDPGAYVQSNLVGFVNVLEACRQHRPAHLIYASSSSVYGANQRMPFQIEDAVDRPLSLYAASKRSNELTAYSYSHLFGLPTSGLRFFTVYGPWGRPDMALFKFTQAMLTGEPIELYNHGQMARDFTYIDDIVESILRLRLRPPVAVDSIPPHQLFNIGRGQPVTLLEFVDSLETALGVRAERRKLPMQAGDALKTWADVSALARWIDFQPQVSLDAGVRAFVTWYCEHYQVQVCLPSSQQGHQ encoded by the coding sequence GTGACGGTACTGGTGACCGGCGCCGCCGGTTTTATCGGATTCCACGTCGCCCGGCAACTGTGCGAGCAAGGCGTTGAAGTGGTCGGCATCGACAACCTCAACGCCTACTACAGCGTGGAGCTCAAGCAAGCCCGTCTGGCCAGGCTGCAGTGCCTGCCGGGATTTACTTTTCAACGTCTGGACATCACCGACTTTGCCGGTCTGTCGGCGCTGTTCGAGCGTCACGGCTTCCAACAGGTCATACACCTGGCGGCCCAGGCCGGTGTGCGGTATTCGCTGGAGGATCCAGGCGCCTACGTCCAGTCGAATCTGGTCGGCTTCGTCAATGTGCTCGAAGCCTGTCGGCAGCATCGCCCGGCGCATCTGATCTACGCCTCGAGCAGCTCGGTCTACGGCGCCAACCAGCGCATGCCCTTTCAGATCGAGGATGCCGTCGACCGCCCGCTGTCACTGTATGCCGCCAGTAAACGTTCCAACGAACTGACCGCGTACAGCTACTCGCACCTGTTCGGCCTGCCGACCAGCGGCTTGCGCTTTTTTACGGTGTACGGCCCGTGGGGTCGCCCGGACATGGCCCTGTTCAAATTTACCCAAGCGATGCTCACTGGGGAGCCTATCGAGCTCTACAACCATGGGCAGATGGCGCGGGATTTCACCTACATCGATGACATCGTCGAAAGCATTCTGCGCCTGCGTCTGCGCCCTCCCGTCGCTGTCGACAGCATCCCGCCTCATCAACTTTTCAACATCGGCCGGGGTCAGCCGGTCACGTTGCTGGAGTTCGTCGATAGCCTGGAAACGGCGCTGGGTGTGCGCGCAGAACGTCGCAAGCTGCCGATGCAGGCTGGCGATGCGCTGAAAACCTGGGCCGATGTCTCCGCCCTGGCGCGATGGATCGACTTTCAACCGCAGGTGTCGCTCGACGCCGGCGTCCGTGCCTTTGTCACCTGGTACTGCGAGCACTATCAGGTCCAGGTCTGCCTGCCATCTTCACAACAGGGACACCAATGA
- a CDS encoding regulatory protein GemA, which yields MKTDERLKLIKLIHVARRELGMDRDTYGLMLKSMKGLGGATSTADLSVPNLRLVLEQLKLKGFKVRPNKKPARTLAADPQAQKIRSLWLELHEMGVVRDPSEAALAKYVMTMAKVQALQWLTVPQASHVIETLKQWMGRVQQ from the coding sequence ATGAAGACGGACGAACGCTTGAAGCTGATCAAGCTTATCCACGTGGCGCGACGTGAGCTGGGCATGGATCGCGACACATACGGCCTCATGCTCAAAAGCATGAAGGGATTGGGCGGTGCGACATCCACGGCCGATCTGAGCGTTCCAAACCTTAGGTTGGTTTTGGAACAGCTCAAATTGAAAGGCTTCAAGGTTCGTCCAAACAAAAAACCAGCGCGCACCTTGGCAGCTGACCCGCAAGCACAAAAGATCCGGTCGCTTTGGCTGGAGCTACACGAGATGGGTGTTGTTCGAGACCCGTCTGAAGCCGCATTGGCAAAGTATGTGATGACCATGGCCAAGGTGCAGGCGCTGCAATGGCTGACAGTCCCGCAGGCGAGCCATGTAATTGAAACCTTGAAACAGTGGATGGGGAGAGTCCAGCAATGA
- a CDS encoding diguanylate cyclase, whose amino-acid sequence MEGNLERPAQEPQGNRFSSLGRRLVLATLLFCLIFTVAMVSLRTWMAWKSNLKEMNSELVLIDQVFQNTLSHAIWEMDRESLNKQLASVASAAPVGRVVLSILRPGQLPEVIELNRYTDATSDKAPMLHRQLVAQPYAGAHEIVGELTIEGDADLLWARLWGEARSIVITQVIQSLLLAGLVMTMFNRLVTVHVVHIARHLGGLVPQTLGNHLKLQRSVGRQDELGLLESQVNELQDNLRAHLERQHSDELAIAASRDHLAELVEARTAQLKAANQSLEALSRHDPLTGLANRRYFDELKEVEFRRAMRHKTPLAVLMCDVDFFKSYNDTYGHMLGDECLKQVAATLRSVFGRSGELAARIGGEEFVVVLPNIDAKQAYNAAQLLRTSLAARELPHSGSAVSPFVTLSIGVAELEPQTMDHFDQLLQRADQALYRAKSQGRNRVVL is encoded by the coding sequence ATGGAGGGTAATCTCGAGCGTCCAGCTCAAGAACCTCAGGGCAACAGGTTCAGCTCGCTAGGACGTCGCCTGGTACTGGCGACGCTTTTATTTTGTCTGATCTTTACCGTGGCCATGGTCTCCTTGCGCACCTGGATGGCGTGGAAAAGTAATCTCAAGGAGATGAATTCGGAACTCGTCCTGATCGATCAAGTGTTCCAAAACACCCTGTCCCATGCCATTTGGGAAATGGACCGCGAATCGCTGAACAAGCAACTCGCCAGCGTCGCCAGCGCCGCGCCGGTCGGGCGCGTGGTGCTGAGCATCCTGCGCCCCGGGCAATTGCCTGAAGTCATCGAACTCAATCGCTATACCGACGCCACGTCGGACAAGGCGCCAATGCTGCATCGCCAGCTCGTTGCCCAGCCCTATGCGGGAGCACACGAAATTGTCGGCGAACTGACTATCGAAGGCGATGCTGATTTGCTTTGGGCGCGTCTTTGGGGCGAAGCGCGGAGCATCGTTATTACGCAAGTGATCCAGTCGTTGTTGCTGGCTGGATTAGTCATGACCATGTTCAATCGATTGGTGACCGTACACGTCGTACACATCGCGCGGCATCTGGGTGGGCTCGTGCCACAAACGCTCGGGAATCACCTCAAGTTGCAACGCTCGGTGGGGCGCCAGGACGAGCTGGGCCTGCTCGAATCCCAAGTGAATGAGCTTCAGGACAATCTTCGCGCCCACCTGGAGCGCCAACATTCAGATGAACTGGCCATTGCCGCCAGCCGCGATCATTTGGCCGAACTGGTTGAAGCGCGTACCGCGCAATTGAAGGCCGCCAATCAGTCTCTCGAAGCCCTGTCACGTCACGACCCGCTGACGGGGCTGGCCAACCGTCGCTATTTCGACGAACTGAAGGAAGTGGAGTTTCGCCGCGCCATGCGTCACAAAACACCGCTGGCGGTGCTCATGTGCGACGTCGATTTCTTCAAGTCTTACAACGACACCTACGGCCATATGCTGGGTGACGAGTGCTTGAAACAGGTCGCTGCGACCCTGAGGAGCGTCTTCGGACGCTCTGGCGAACTGGCCGCCCGAATAGGCGGCGAGGAATTCGTCGTGGTTTTGCCTAACATTGATGCCAAACAGGCCTACAACGCTGCGCAACTACTGCGCACGAGCCTGGCTGCGCGAGAATTGCCACATAGCGGCTCGGCAGTGTCTCCCTTTGTGACGTTGAGTATCGGAGTCGCCGAGCTGGAACCCCAGACCATGGACCATTTCGACCAATTGCTGCAACGCGCCGATCAAGCGCTGTACCGGGCCAAATCTCAAGGACGCAATCGCGTCGTCTTATAA
- a CDS encoding transporter substrate-binding domain-containing protein: MASPLNRLLMFSALMLLAASEFAPSAVAEPALRIITEELPPYNMTQNGQLTGMSTEVVQAVLKEIGIEASIQPMPWARAYELALNESNVLIYSIARTPEREELFQWVGAIAPTQWYIFSLAERPIKLNSLDDARGHQIATVNQDVGEQYLISKGFRIGAQLQSSNKYEHNYRKLKVDHVELWISNELNALYLTRQNGEDPEKVLIRSLPLPELTSQEGLSMAFSRGTPAQTVEKFRSGLETIRRNGVYDAIMRKWL; the protein is encoded by the coding sequence ATGGCTTCGCCGCTCAACCGCCTACTGATGTTTAGCGCCCTGATGCTTCTGGCAGCCAGCGAGTTTGCGCCGAGCGCCGTCGCAGAGCCCGCTTTGCGGATCATCACGGAAGAGTTGCCACCCTACAACATGACGCAGAATGGCCAGTTGACTGGCATGAGCACCGAAGTGGTTCAGGCTGTACTCAAGGAAATTGGCATCGAAGCTTCGATCCAACCTATGCCCTGGGCGCGTGCATACGAGCTGGCGCTTAATGAAAGCAATGTCTTGATTTATTCAATTGCCCGCACGCCTGAGCGAGAAGAGCTTTTTCAATGGGTAGGGGCGATTGCGCCGACTCAGTGGTACATATTCTCATTGGCCGAGCGGCCGATAAAACTTAACTCGCTAGACGATGCCCGCGGTCATCAAATCGCCACGGTCAATCAGGATGTGGGGGAGCAATATCTGATTTCAAAAGGTTTTCGTATCGGTGCGCAACTGCAGTCGAGTAACAAGTACGAACACAACTACCGCAAGCTCAAGGTCGATCACGTCGAACTTTGGATTTCCAACGAACTCAACGCGCTGTACCTGACCCGCCAGAATGGTGAAGACCCTGAAAAGGTGTTGATCCGCTCCCTGCCGCTTCCAGAGCTCACCAGTCAGGAAGGCTTGAGCATGGCGTTCAGCCGGGGCACGCCAGCCCAGACGGTTGAAAAATTTCGTTCAGGCCTGGAGACCATCCGTCGCAATGGCGTTTACGACGCCATCATGCGCAAGTGGTTATGA
- a CDS encoding UDP-glucose/GDP-mannose dehydrogenase family protein: MKVTVFGTGYVGLTQAACLAEVGHTVCCVDVNRERIDALRHGICPIFEPGLAQLLRNGLDSKRLYFTTDEAEGSRFAELVFIAVGTPLQADGHADLSQVLTVLRSLLRHAEGARIIVNKSTSPVGTVDRLRLEIAASPRRDEGFEVISNPEFLKEGSAVNDCLRPDRIIVGGASPAALERLRELYQPFSRNREKFVVMDARSAELTKYAANCLLATKISFINEMANLAERLDADIEQVRLGIGADPRIGYDFIYPGCGFGGSCFPKDLHALLRTAEEHGMEAPLLGAVEQVNRRQKHRLFEKIHAHYQGALKGKVFAVWGLAFKPNTDDIREASSLALLEALWAADAQVQAHDPQAMQAIQRQYGSRNDLNLAPCKEDALEGADALVVITEWQDYRVLDLDRLGKQLRDRVVFDGRNLFDPTQVRDAGLTYYGIGRGQAARP, encoded by the coding sequence ATGAAAGTGACAGTGTTCGGAACCGGTTATGTAGGCCTCACCCAAGCCGCCTGCCTGGCCGAAGTGGGCCACACGGTTTGCTGCGTGGATGTCAATCGGGAGCGTATTGACGCCCTGCGCCATGGTATCTGTCCTATTTTCGAGCCTGGCCTGGCGCAATTGCTGCGCAACGGACTGGACAGCAAACGGCTGTACTTCACCACCGACGAAGCCGAAGGCAGTCGCTTTGCTGAACTGGTATTCATCGCGGTCGGCACGCCCCTGCAAGCCGACGGCCACGCTGACCTGAGTCAGGTGCTCACCGTGCTGCGTTCGCTGCTCAGGCATGCCGAAGGTGCGCGAATCATCGTCAATAAATCCACTTCGCCGGTGGGCACCGTCGACCGCCTGCGTCTCGAAATCGCTGCGAGCCCGCGACGCGATGAAGGCTTCGAAGTGATCAGCAACCCGGAATTCCTCAAGGAAGGTTCGGCCGTCAACGACTGCCTGCGCCCGGACCGCATCATCGTCGGCGGTGCCAGCCCGGCGGCGCTGGAACGCTTGCGCGAGCTTTACCAGCCCTTCAGCCGTAACCGCGAGAAGTTCGTGGTCATGGATGCCCGGAGCGCCGAGTTGACCAAATACGCGGCCAACTGCCTGCTGGCGACCAAGATCTCCTTCATCAATGAGATGGCCAACCTGGCGGAACGACTGGACGCCGATATCGAACAGGTGCGGCTGGGCATCGGCGCCGACCCGCGCATTGGTTATGACTTTATCTACCCTGGATGCGGCTTCGGCGGCTCGTGTTTCCCCAAGGATCTGCACGCCCTGCTCAGGACCGCCGAGGAGCATGGCATGGAAGCTCCTCTGCTCGGCGCCGTGGAGCAGGTCAACCGCCGCCAGAAACACCGTCTATTCGAGAAAATCCACGCGCATTATCAAGGCGCGTTAAAGGGCAAGGTCTTCGCTGTCTGGGGGCTCGCCTTCAAGCCCAATACCGACGATATCCGCGAGGCTTCCAGCCTTGCCTTGCTCGAAGCGCTGTGGGCCGCCGACGCGCAGGTCCAGGCCCATGACCCTCAAGCCATGCAGGCCATCCAGCGGCAATATGGCTCGCGCAACGACCTGAATCTGGCGCCATGCAAGGAAGACGCACTGGAGGGTGCGGATGCGCTGGTGGTGATTACCGAATGGCAGGATTACCGGGTGCTGGATCTGGATCGACTCGGTAAACAGCTGCGTGACCGAGTGGTATTCGACGGCCGCAACCTTTTCGACCCGACACAGGTGCGTGACGCCGGACTGACGTACTACGGCATTGGTCGTGGGCAGGCGGCCCGGCCGTGA
- a CDS encoding glycosyltransferase family 2 protein, giving the protein MTVPIYLSVVIPAKNEADNLPTLLAEVRSALSGERYEVLVIDDGSTDDTLRVLRALMDSGFPELRVLRNERSLGQSTSIYSAAQVARGTWLATLDGDGQNDPADIPGMLQLVRAREGRADAIQLVAGHRVNRRDTASKRWASRFANGLRSRLLKDSTPDTGCGLKLIEREAFLRLPYFDHMHRFIPALIQRHNGRMLIHPVNHRHRQAGVSNYGNLDRALVGILDLFGVWWLIRRTRLNSQPQELNP; this is encoded by the coding sequence ATGACTGTGCCGATTTATCTTTCCGTAGTGATTCCCGCCAAGAACGAAGCCGACAACCTGCCGACTTTGTTGGCGGAGGTCCGCAGCGCGTTGTCCGGGGAACGCTATGAAGTGCTGGTGATTGACGACGGCAGCACCGACGACACCTTGCGGGTGCTGCGTGCGCTGATGGACAGCGGCTTTCCGGAACTGCGGGTTCTGCGAAACGAGCGCTCGCTGGGGCAAAGCACCTCGATCTACAGCGCTGCTCAGGTTGCCCGGGGCACTTGGCTGGCGACCCTCGATGGCGACGGGCAAAACGATCCCGCAGACATTCCCGGCATGTTGCAGCTGGTGCGTGCTCGGGAAGGACGCGCCGATGCCATCCAGTTGGTGGCCGGGCACCGGGTGAACCGTCGCGACACCGCCAGCAAACGCTGGGCCTCGCGATTCGCCAACGGTCTGCGCAGCCGCCTGCTCAAGGATTCCACGCCCGATACAGGTTGCGGCCTCAAACTGATCGAGCGTGAGGCTTTCCTGCGCCTGCCGTATTTCGATCATATGCACCGGTTTATTCCGGCACTGATCCAGCGCCACAACGGCCGCATGCTGATCCATCCGGTCAATCATCGTCATCGCCAGGCCGGGGTGTCCAATTACGGCAATCTGGACCGTGCGCTGGTCGGCATTCTCGACCTGTTCGGCGTCTGGTGGCTAATCCGCCGCACCCGGCTGAACAGCCAGCCTCAGGAGCTGAACCCATGA
- a CDS encoding helix-turn-helix domain-containing protein, whose product MKTTCKADIRSHCAVNYGVEIFGDRWSLLIIRDIIFVGKKTYGEFRKSEEGIATNVLASRLVFLEQQGILSRAPSPDDGRKDFYTLTAKGLDLIPIVLTIVLWSAKHDSESYVRRREAFVARLSQNPMQVSEEVKALVRNGGCIFPEIRE is encoded by the coding sequence ATGAAAACGACATGTAAAGCAGACATCCGGTCCCATTGCGCAGTGAACTACGGCGTGGAGATCTTCGGCGACCGGTGGTCGCTGCTGATCATTCGCGACATCATTTTTGTGGGTAAAAAGACGTATGGCGAGTTCCGGAAGTCGGAAGAGGGCATCGCGACCAATGTCCTGGCCTCCCGCCTTGTCTTTCTTGAGCAGCAAGGAATTCTCTCGAGGGCGCCCAGCCCCGACGACGGGCGCAAGGATTTCTATACGCTGACCGCGAAGGGTCTGGATCTCATTCCCATCGTGCTTACCATCGTCCTCTGGAGCGCGAAGCACGATTCGGAGTCGTACGTGCGGCGCCGCGAGGCGTTTGTTGCCCGATTAAGTCAAAACCCCATGCAGGTCAGCGAAGAAGTGAAGGCGCTGGTTCGCAATGGCGGATGTATCTTTCCTGAGATCCGGGAATGA
- a CDS encoding MFS transporter, translating into MPSASQAPRGLPEHNQQSVKQQWLAILSVAVGAFALVTSEFLPVGVLNDVASDLGISAGHAGLMVTLPGIAAALAAPLLSVGIGAMDRRYLLIGLTLIMIIANSVVAYAADFSLLLFGRVLLGISIGGFWATAIALSGRLAPKGVGVAQATSIIMVGVTLATVLGVPVGTWLSGLMGWRMTFLVTALVGVPVLLAQIFLLPRLNPDKAIRISDLPALFINPQSRVGLIAVLLIGLAHFAAYTYVAPFFKQSAGFDGPTIGSLLLLYGLAGVMGNIFAGFAANRSVRHTLLLVALMIGTSTALFPYFATGMTGAAMLIALWGFAFGAFPACASIWMFVVAPKDVERGMPLFVALFQVIIALGSFFGGQIVDQLGSSVLLSLATALVSCGFVTVLVLGRNVSNNPAPQPS; encoded by the coding sequence ATGCCAAGCGCCAGCCAGGCCCCTCGAGGTCTACCCGAACATAATCAGCAGAGTGTCAAACAGCAATGGCTGGCGATTCTCTCGGTCGCCGTGGGAGCCTTCGCCTTGGTTACCAGTGAGTTTCTCCCGGTGGGCGTGCTCAACGACGTCGCCAGCGACCTCGGCATCAGTGCAGGCCATGCCGGTTTGATGGTAACCCTGCCCGGCATAGCAGCCGCCCTCGCCGCCCCCTTACTGTCTGTGGGCATTGGCGCCATGGACCGTCGCTATCTGCTGATCGGCCTGACGCTGATCATGATCATCGCCAATTCGGTCGTAGCCTACGCCGCCGACTTCAGCCTGCTGCTGTTCGGCCGCGTACTACTGGGCATCAGCATCGGCGGTTTCTGGGCTACGGCCATTGCCCTCAGCGGTCGCCTGGCGCCCAAGGGAGTGGGCGTAGCGCAGGCCACCTCGATCATCATGGTCGGAGTGACCTTGGCCACCGTCCTGGGCGTGCCCGTCGGCACCTGGCTGAGTGGTCTGATGGGCTGGCGCATGACCTTTCTGGTAACCGCGCTGGTGGGTGTACCAGTGCTACTGGCGCAGATTTTCCTGCTACCGCGCCTCAACCCGGACAAGGCCATTCGCATCAGTGACCTGCCGGCTTTGTTTATCAATCCACAATCTCGGGTTGGATTGATCGCTGTATTGCTGATTGGCCTGGCGCACTTTGCCGCGTACACCTATGTAGCCCCCTTCTTCAAACAAAGTGCCGGCTTCGATGGGCCGACTATTGGCTCACTGTTGCTGTTGTATGGCTTGGCCGGGGTGATGGGTAATATTTTCGCCGGTTTCGCTGCCAACCGCAGCGTGCGTCACACCCTGTTGCTGGTCGCACTGATGATCGGCACCAGCACCGCCCTGTTCCCCTATTTCGCCACCGGCATGACCGGCGCAGCGATGCTGATCGCGCTCTGGGGCTTCGCCTTCGGTGCCTTCCCGGCCTGCGCCAGCATCTGGATGTTTGTCGTCGCGCCCAAGGATGTCGAACGCGGCATGCCACTGTTCGTCGCCTTGTTCCAGGTGATTATTGCGTTGGGCTCGTTCTTCGGTGGGCAGATCGTCGATCAACTGGGAAGCTCGGTGCTGTTGAGTTTAGCCACGGCCCTGGTGAGCTGCGGTTTTGTGACGGTGCTTGTGCTGGGGCGTAATGTCAGTAATAACCCGGCGCCCCAACCCAGCTAA